The Pseudorasbora parva isolate DD20220531a chromosome 16, ASM2467924v1, whole genome shotgun sequence genome includes a region encoding these proteins:
- the bicra gene encoding BRD4-interacting chromatin-remodeling complex-associated protein isoform X2 yields the protein MDDEDGRCLLDVICDPEALNDFLHGSETQLDTDDLLDGSSDPSSSFFSSTGGHIAEVQPQAQLSTSEPGLPRVSVDLDFLEDDDILGGSPGGDNGSNGVGANHEPCDILQQSLAEANITEQSLQEAEAELDLSSFGLTGITQVVQPLPEAGLSGVGIGGATQIFQNQGTPTAPSNATPDMLGSVLAHPGLQLQPQVMNKAISVQPFVQQVGLGNVTLQPISSLQALPNGSQSGPLGIGQIQVVGQPTVMTINPSGQQILAKTMGGYQLHQPGPEAASAGTQAGLGGSVLSSGGGLLIQGGKATLGSPALNGPAVCLSNTNTNNSASTMATAGGIVGFGNASLGAGIGSQTQSQGQIMQNVIIQRTPTPIQPKPPQGGTIQPKIFKQQQQLPAPHTLPNDANKALGVQQIPVSAGQNVTFLPGKPVSNVVLSAQAASQGTQFSQALLRQQGPQTSGKPLSVHLLNQQGSIVIPSQTVLQGQNHQFLLPGLQAGGQILTQHPGGHIITSQGPGGQIIANQILTNQNINLSQVLASQGHPGAAHILSGHIQLQPGQMGQPTLFQMPVSLAQTQTQSHPVTGHVQTVIHGMPIQNSLSMESLSPAVSLQTLEQSGGIPNNSSSGSTAMAPCQPGEGITVLGGSTDPAAQPVQTQSQPSILTVQTTAPVSVAASVPSSSSPSPSMATSTPSMVGLGSQAQHSPGKVLFPSSSSSMILSQESLQMFLQQDQQQQAGKDPPAAVGVPASVIVSGSSSGPAPSGHDNLLAETRQRQSPSPSLGPAHMATVVNKVPSATHSQTIKIQSASPSQPVVTPTPTPTLSDSPQPQVSPLTLGQQIQSPHQHQPSRPPSQPQPQSQAQTPSRSCTPSSLPPLFIIHNQIGGSPQPPQPAPTPQQQQPQQIQVQLQPQVLPQTLPQPTTLQPDIPPSSCSPKPPQSLPAQFQFQPAVSSSPAAAVKQQITMVTGLTAEQQHHLQLVSAQLQTMSSITQPSPQQKQLLEKLHQVQQNIILQAKQQAQAQVHASQQQATNQFSKMPDPPSVQAATSAASGTIQASVQSLQQQKSVLVKPSTTGANDTQVFSAGATLNQGVTTPNLAQAVQAKPGVISSVGGLTLGKAGLQIQVLGAGLSQMPAPPAPAPQTQTSLKRPFSMEPSKEARMLEQLRKQQGSVLHPDYSSPFRSFEDTLHRLLPYHLYQGMASSPGDYRKVDDEFENVSSQLLKRTQAMLDKYRHLLFEESKRLGPSAEMVMIDRMFIQEEKVALSQDRVLAKEKPEEFVANSCLLDSGALRPVKVELSSVRTASSSAVAGPPAAAALALAPAAAVAPAPTATPAPTPAAAPTPVSAPTPFPPTKLVIKQGGGGASVSWSTSSTPTPAPVVRPSVEPVTPSASFSRTPSSRPADDDDDVALPQRTSKPPIKTYEARRRIGLKLKIKQEAGLSKVVHNTALDPVHSQSQLTPQPQTSEQPQKVKPHVNPPTTVIRTPPSTSYPTPSSTVTTVTTHTGSASSSATPSSGAVPSFSSSWSSSSPSTSTAQVNGTLEHNEVGGVKRNPASTATPPLTTCRLPLRKTYRENISPRHRPGVPGGGGDTLPILPAGPPLTSSPQPQGSSPQPERTVIASVKLERQGGHGRSHSHTESQSLTSVEDVLYRGIKNAYQHHREFSDKEDEDEAEEGGGGLGRLKSIGSKYREGGRGTFRMDQHAPGPPSPGESSCTRDSSLPAKRCKSDSPDMDNASFSSGSPPPDDSLNEHLQCAIDSILNLQQGPPGHGGSGRGALGRVHGANLPNQHQTHPSYRQSMPPLSTPPSSTPMSQHPQVGGRGQNGNLVSQTHSR from the exons ATGGATGATGAAGATGGCAGGTGCTTGCTAGATGTAATTTG TGACCCGGAAGCACTCAATGATTTTCTTCATGGATCAGAAACACAA CTGGACACTGATGACCTTTTGGATGGCTCAAGTGACCCGTCCAGCTCGTTCTTCTCCAGCACTGGG GGCCACATTGCTGAGGTCCAACCACAGGCTCAGCTGTCAACAAGTGAGCCAGGCCTTCCAAGAGTCAGCGTTGATTTGGACTTCCTGGAGGATGATGACATCTTGGGGGGATCGCCAGGAGGAGACAATGGAAGCAATGGTGTTGGGGCAAATCACGAGCCCTGTGACATTTTGCAGCAGAGTCTGGCGGAGGCTAACATCACAGAGCAGAGCCTTCAAGAGGCAGAAGCTGAGCTTGACCTTAGTTCCTTTGGGCTAACTGGCATTACGCAGGTGGTCCAACCGTTGCCTGAAGCTGGGCTGTCTGGTGTGGGCATTGGAGGTGCTACTCAGATTTTTCAAAACCAAGGCACCCCTACCGCGCCTTCAAATGCCACCCCAGACATGCTCGGCTCAGTCCTGGCACATCCAGGCCTGCAGCTTCAACCCCAGGTCATGAACAAGGCTATCAGCGTCCAGCCGTTCGTACAGCAAGTCGGGCTTGGAAATGTAACCCTTCAGCCTATTTCGAGCCTTCAGGCCTTACCTAACGGCAGTCAGTCTGGACCATTGGGCATTGGACAAATTCAAGTCGTGGGCCAACCCACTGTAATGACTATAAATCCATCTGGGCAGCAGATCTTGGCGAAAACCATGGGTGGCTACCAACTGCATCAACCAGGGCCTGAGGCAGCAAGCGCTGGAACGCAGGCTGGGCTTGGAGGGTCTGTTTTGAGTTCAGGAGGTGGACTTTTAATACAAGGGGGCAAGGCCACTCTTGGGTCCCCTGCCTTAAACGGGCCAGCTGTCTGCTTAAGCAACACAAATACCAACAACAGTGCAAGTACAATGGCGACTGCTGGTGGCATTGTAGGTTTTGGTAATGCCTCTCTGGGTGCAGGAATTGGATCTCAAACCCAATCTCAAGGCCAAATCATGCAGAATGTCATCATCCAGCGAACGCCAACGCCAATTCAGCCCAAACCTCCTCAAGGGGGTACAATACAACCCAAAATCTTTAAGCAACAGCAACAGCTTCCTGCCCCACATACCCTGCCAAATGATGCTAATAAGGCTCTGGGTGTGCAACAAATCCCAGTGTCAGCTGGTCAGAATGTAACGTTCCTCCCTGGGAAGCCTGTCTCAAATGTAGTCTTGAGCGCACAGGCTGCATCACAGGGAACGCAGTTTTCTCAAGCGCTCTTAAGGCAACAAGGCCCCCAAACGTCGGGCAAACCGCTAAGTGTTCACTTGTTAAACCAACAGGGCAGCATTGTCATTCCCTCGCAGACTGTCCTGCAGGGCCAGAACCACCAGTTCCTCTTACCAGGGCTTCAGGCAGGAGGTCAGATCCTGACTCAGCATCCAGGGGGTCACATCATTACCAGTCAGGGGCCTGGGGGGCAGATAATTGCTAATCAGAtcttgaccaatcagaacatcAACCTGAGTCAGGTGTTGGCCTCACAGGGTCACCCTGGTGCTGCCCATATTCTCTCTGGACACATTCAGCTCCAGCCTGGTCAGATGGGTCAGCCCACGCTGTTCCAAATGCCGGTGTCTTTGGCGCAAACGCAGACACAATCCCATCCGGTAACAGGCCATGTACAAACGGTCATCCATGGCATGCCTATACAGAATTCCCTGTCTATGGAGAGCCTTAGCCCAGCAGTCAGTTTACAGACGTTGGAGCAGTCTGGTGGCATCCCCAATAACAGTAGCAGTGGATCGACAGCTATGGCGCCGTGCCAGCCAGGAGAGGGAATCACAGTACTGGGTGGCTCTACGGACCCTGCTGCTCAACCAGTACAGACCCAATCGCAGCCCTCAATTCTCACGGTTCAGACGACTGCACCGGTTTCAGTAGCAGCTTCGGTTCCCTCCTCTTCATCTCCCTCCCCCTCTATGGCCACATCCACACCCTCAATGGTGGGTTTGGGTTCCCAGGCCCAGCACAGCCCAGGAAAAGTGTTGTTCCCGTCATCTAGTTCCAGCATGATCCTTAGTCAGGAGTCTCTTCAAATGTTCCTGCAGCAG GACCAACAGCAGCAAGCAGGAAAAGACCCACCTGCTGCTGTGGGTGTACCTGCATCTGTTATCGTCAGCGGCAGCAGTTCTGGTCCCGCCCCTTCAGGCCATGACAACTTGTTAGCTGAGACTCGGCAGAGGCAGAGTCCCAGCCCCTCACTTGGCCCCGCCCACATGGCAACAGTGGTTAACAAG GTTCCGTCGGCAACACATTCACAGACTATAAAGATCCAAAGCGCATCCCCATCTCAACCTGTGGTCACCCCTACACCAACACCCACCCTGTCTGACAGCCCTCAACCCCAAGTTTCTCCCCTCACCCTTGGGCAACAGATCCAGTCTCCCCACCAGCACCAGCCGTCTCGGCCTCCGTCGCAGCCCCAGCCTCAGTCTCAGGCGCAGACTCCCTCACGCTCTTGCACACCTTCCTCTTTaccgcctctcttcatcatacACAATCAGATCGGAGGTTCTCCACAACCGCCACAGCCAGCTCCTACACCTCAGCAACAGCAGCCTCAGCAAATACAAGTGCAGCTCCAGCCTCAAGTTCTTCCTCAGACTCTGCCTCAGCCTACCACCCTGCAGCCAGACATACCTCCTTCCTCCTGCTCCCCGAAGCCTCCGCAGTCTCTTCCCGCGCAATTCCAGTTCCAGCCTGCTGTGAGCTCGTCTCCAGCTGCGGCGGTGAAACAGCAGATAACTATGGTGACGGGGCTGACTGCAGAACAGCAGCATCACCTACAGCTGGTCAGTGCGCAGCTTCAGACCATGTCATCTATCACACAGCCCTCTCCTCAACAAAAGCAGCTTTTGGAAAAACTTCACCAG GTCCAGCAAAACATTATTCTCCAGGCTAAGCAGCAAGCTCAGGCACAAGTCCACGCCTCTCAGCAACAGGCTACAAACCAGTTCAGTAAAATGCCAGATCCGCCTTCAGTCCAAGCTGCAACTTCAGCTGCCAGTGGCACCATCCAAGCATCGGTCCAGTCCCTTCAGCAGCAGAAGTCTGTCCTTGTCAAGCCCTCTACTACAG GTGCAAATGACACTCAAGTATTTTCTGCTGGGGCTACATTGAACCAGGGAGTCACGACTCCAAATCTTGCACAGGCTGTTCAG GCAAAGCCAGGAGTTATAAGTTCAGTTGGTGGGCTAACTCTGGGTAAAGCTGGTTTGCAGATTCAGGTTTTAGGTGCTGGACTCTCTCAAATGCCTGCACCGCCAGCACCCGCTCCTCAAACACAG ACATCATTAAAAAGGCCCTTTAGTATGGAACCAAGCAAAGAAGCTAG GATGCTAGAACAGTTGCGAAAACAGCAAGGGTCAGTTCTCCATCCTGACTACAGCTCTCCTTTCCGCTCATTTGAGGACACGCTTCATCGACTGCTGCCGTACCACCTGTATCAAGGCATGGCTTCATCCCCGGGAGACTACCGCAAAG TGGATGATGAATTTGAGAATGTCTCAAGCCAACTCTTGAAACGCACACAAGCAATGCTAGATAAATATCGTCACTTGCTTTTTGAGGAATCAAAG AGGCTGGGTCCCTCTGCAGAGATGGTTATGATTGACCGGATGTTCATTCAAGAGGAGAAGGTTGCTCTGAGTCAGGACAGGGTTCTGGCCAAGGAGAAACCAG AAGAATTTGTGGCCAATTCCTGTTTGCTGGACAGCGGTGCATTGAGGCCTGTAAAGGTGGAGCTTAGTTCTGTAAGAACCGCATCGTCATCAGCAGTTGCAGGTCCACCTGCAGCAGCTGCACTTGCTCTAGCTCCAGCCGCAGCTGTTGCTCCTGCTCCAACCGCAACCCCTGCACCTACTCCAGCTGCTGCCCCCACTCCTGTTTCTGCCCCTACACCCTTCCCTCCTACCAAGCTGGTGATCAAGCAAGGTGGAGGGGGAGCATCAGTATCCTGGTCCACCAGTTCAACCCCTACGCCTGCACCCGTGGTCCGGCCGTCTGTTGAGCCAGTCACGCCAAGCGCCTCCTTCAGCCGCACTCCGTCCTCCCGCCCTGCTGATGACGACGATGACGTTGCGCTTCCCCAGCGAACCAGCAAACCGCCCATCAAGACCTACGAGGCGCGCCGGCGAATAGGTTTGAAGCTGAAGATCAAACAGGAGGCGGGGCTTAGTAAGGTGGTTCACAACACTGCCTTAGATCCGGTCCACTCCCAATCCCAACTCACGCCACAACCACAGACCTCTGAGCAGCCGCAGAAAGTCAAACCACATGTAAACCCACCCACCACTGTCATTAGAACTCCACCCTCAACTTCTTACCCCACCCCCTCTTCCACTGTCACTACGGTAACAACACACACAGGTTCTGCCTCCAGTAGTGCAACTCCCAGTAGTGGGGCTGTGCCCTCATTTTCCTCCTCCTGGTCTTCTTCATCCCCTTCCACATCTACAGCGCAGGTGAATGGCACGCTGGAACACAATGAGGTAGGCGGGGTCAAACGGAACCCAGCATCCACAGCAACTCCTCCACTAACCACTTGCCGACTCCCTCTCCGAAAGACGTACCGTGAGAACATCAGTCCACGTCACAGGCCGGGCGTACCAGGAGGAGGTGGAGATACATTGCCCATTCTGCCTGCAGGACCCCCTCTTACCTCTTCCCCCCAGCCACAAGGCTCTTCCCCTCAACCTGAACGGACTGTGATAGCGAGTGTGAAACTAGAAAGGCAGGGCGGACATGGGCGCTCTCACTCCCACACAGAGTCACAGAGCCTCACATCGGTGGAGGACGTCCTCTACCGTGGCATTAAAAATGCATACCAACATCACAGAGAGTTCTCAGACAAAGAGGATGAGGACGAGGCAGAGGAAGGTGGTGGTGGTCTGGGGCGGTTAAAGTCCATAGGGAGCAAATACCGAGAGGGAGGACGGGGTACCTTCAGGATGGATCAGCATGCCCCTGGCCCACCTTCTCCCGGAGAGTCTTCCTGCACAAGAGACTCCTCACTTCCTGCCAAACGCTGTAAGTCAGACTCTCCGGACATGGACAATGCAAGCTTCTCCAGTGGTAGCCCTCCACCCGACGACTCATTGAATGAGCACCTGCAGTGTGCCATAGACAGTATACTGAACCTCCAACAAGGCCCTCCTGGCCATGGAGGCTCAGGGAGAGGAGCTTTAGGGAGGGTCCATGGGGCAAACCTGCCTAACCAGCACCAAACCCATCCTTCCTACAGACAGTCCATGCCTCCCCTCTCCACGCCTCCATCATCCACCCCCATGTCCCAGCATCCACAGGTAGGGGGCAGAGGACAGAATGGAAATCTGGTTTCACAGACGCACAGTAGATAA
- the bicra gene encoding BRD4-interacting chromatin-remodeling complex-associated protein isoform X1: MDDEDGRCLLDVICDPEALNDFLHGSETQLDTDDLLDGSSDPSSSFFSSTGGHIAEVQPQAQLSTSEPGLPRVSVDLDFLEDDDILGGSPGGDNGSNGVGANHEPCDILQQSLAEANITEQSLQEAEAELDLSSFGLTGITQVVQPLPEAGLSGVGIGGATQIFQNQGTPTAPSNATPDMLGSVLAHPGLQLQPQVMNKAISVQPFVQQVGLGNVTLQPISSLQALPNGSQSGPLGIGQIQVVGQPTVMTINPSGQQILAKTMGGYQLHQPGPEAASAGTQAGLGGSVLSSGGGLLIQGGKATLGSPALNGPAVCLSNTNTNNSASTMATAGGIVGFGNASLGAGIGSQTQSQGQIMQNVIIQRTPTPIQPKPPQGGTIQPKIFKQQQQLPAPHTLPNDANKALGVQQIPVSAGQNVTFLPGKPVSNVVLSAQAASQGTQFSQALLRQQGPQTSGKPLSVHLLNQQGSIVIPSQTVLQGQNHQFLLPGLQAGGQILTQHPGGHIITSQGPGGQIIANQILTNQNINLSQVLASQGHPGAAHILSGHIQLQPGQMGQPTLFQMPVSLAQTQTQSHPVTGHVQTVIHGMPIQNSLSMESLSPAVSLQTLEQSGGIPNNSSSGSTAMAPCQPGEGITVLGGSTDPAAQPVQTQSQPSILTVQTTAPVSVAASVPSSSSPSPSMATSTPSMVGLGSQAQHSPGKVLFPSSSSSMILSQESLQMFLQQDQQQQAGKDPPAAVGVPASVIVSGSSSGPAPSGHDNLLAETRQRQSPSPSLGPAHMATVVNKVPSATHSQTIKIQSASPSQPVVTPTPTPTLSDSPQPQVSPLTLGQQIQSPHQHQPSRPPSQPQPQSQAQTPSRSCTPSSLPPLFIIHNQIGGSPQPPQPAPTPQQQQPQQIQVQLQPQVLPQTLPQPTTLQPDIPPSSCSPKPPQSLPAQFQFQPAVSSSPAAAVKQQITMVTGLTAEQQHHLQLVSAQLQTMSSITQPSPQQKQLLEKLHQVQQNIILQAKQQAQAQVHASQQQATNQFSKMPDPPSVQAATSAASGTIQASVQSLQQQKSVLVKPSTTGANDTQVFSAGATLNQGVTTPNLAQAVQAKPGVISSVGGLTLGKAGLQIQVLGAGLSQMPAPPAPAPQTQTSLKRPFSMEPSKEARMLEQLRKQQGSVLHPDYSSPFRSFEDTLHRLLPYHLYQGMASSPGDYRKVDDEFENVSSQLLKRTQAMLDKYRHLLFEESKQRLGPSAEMVMIDRMFIQEEKVALSQDRVLAKEKPEEFVANSCLLDSGALRPVKVELSSVRTASSSAVAGPPAAAALALAPAAAVAPAPTATPAPTPAAAPTPVSAPTPFPPTKLVIKQGGGGASVSWSTSSTPTPAPVVRPSVEPVTPSASFSRTPSSRPADDDDDVALPQRTSKPPIKTYEARRRIGLKLKIKQEAGLSKVVHNTALDPVHSQSQLTPQPQTSEQPQKVKPHVNPPTTVIRTPPSTSYPTPSSTVTTVTTHTGSASSSATPSSGAVPSFSSSWSSSSPSTSTAQVNGTLEHNEVGGVKRNPASTATPPLTTCRLPLRKTYRENISPRHRPGVPGGGGDTLPILPAGPPLTSSPQPQGSSPQPERTVIASVKLERQGGHGRSHSHTESQSLTSVEDVLYRGIKNAYQHHREFSDKEDEDEAEEGGGGLGRLKSIGSKYREGGRGTFRMDQHAPGPPSPGESSCTRDSSLPAKRCKSDSPDMDNASFSSGSPPPDDSLNEHLQCAIDSILNLQQGPPGHGGSGRGALGRVHGANLPNQHQTHPSYRQSMPPLSTPPSSTPMSQHPQVGGRGQNGNLVSQTHSR, from the exons ATGGATGATGAAGATGGCAGGTGCTTGCTAGATGTAATTTG TGACCCGGAAGCACTCAATGATTTTCTTCATGGATCAGAAACACAA CTGGACACTGATGACCTTTTGGATGGCTCAAGTGACCCGTCCAGCTCGTTCTTCTCCAGCACTGGG GGCCACATTGCTGAGGTCCAACCACAGGCTCAGCTGTCAACAAGTGAGCCAGGCCTTCCAAGAGTCAGCGTTGATTTGGACTTCCTGGAGGATGATGACATCTTGGGGGGATCGCCAGGAGGAGACAATGGAAGCAATGGTGTTGGGGCAAATCACGAGCCCTGTGACATTTTGCAGCAGAGTCTGGCGGAGGCTAACATCACAGAGCAGAGCCTTCAAGAGGCAGAAGCTGAGCTTGACCTTAGTTCCTTTGGGCTAACTGGCATTACGCAGGTGGTCCAACCGTTGCCTGAAGCTGGGCTGTCTGGTGTGGGCATTGGAGGTGCTACTCAGATTTTTCAAAACCAAGGCACCCCTACCGCGCCTTCAAATGCCACCCCAGACATGCTCGGCTCAGTCCTGGCACATCCAGGCCTGCAGCTTCAACCCCAGGTCATGAACAAGGCTATCAGCGTCCAGCCGTTCGTACAGCAAGTCGGGCTTGGAAATGTAACCCTTCAGCCTATTTCGAGCCTTCAGGCCTTACCTAACGGCAGTCAGTCTGGACCATTGGGCATTGGACAAATTCAAGTCGTGGGCCAACCCACTGTAATGACTATAAATCCATCTGGGCAGCAGATCTTGGCGAAAACCATGGGTGGCTACCAACTGCATCAACCAGGGCCTGAGGCAGCAAGCGCTGGAACGCAGGCTGGGCTTGGAGGGTCTGTTTTGAGTTCAGGAGGTGGACTTTTAATACAAGGGGGCAAGGCCACTCTTGGGTCCCCTGCCTTAAACGGGCCAGCTGTCTGCTTAAGCAACACAAATACCAACAACAGTGCAAGTACAATGGCGACTGCTGGTGGCATTGTAGGTTTTGGTAATGCCTCTCTGGGTGCAGGAATTGGATCTCAAACCCAATCTCAAGGCCAAATCATGCAGAATGTCATCATCCAGCGAACGCCAACGCCAATTCAGCCCAAACCTCCTCAAGGGGGTACAATACAACCCAAAATCTTTAAGCAACAGCAACAGCTTCCTGCCCCACATACCCTGCCAAATGATGCTAATAAGGCTCTGGGTGTGCAACAAATCCCAGTGTCAGCTGGTCAGAATGTAACGTTCCTCCCTGGGAAGCCTGTCTCAAATGTAGTCTTGAGCGCACAGGCTGCATCACAGGGAACGCAGTTTTCTCAAGCGCTCTTAAGGCAACAAGGCCCCCAAACGTCGGGCAAACCGCTAAGTGTTCACTTGTTAAACCAACAGGGCAGCATTGTCATTCCCTCGCAGACTGTCCTGCAGGGCCAGAACCACCAGTTCCTCTTACCAGGGCTTCAGGCAGGAGGTCAGATCCTGACTCAGCATCCAGGGGGTCACATCATTACCAGTCAGGGGCCTGGGGGGCAGATAATTGCTAATCAGAtcttgaccaatcagaacatcAACCTGAGTCAGGTGTTGGCCTCACAGGGTCACCCTGGTGCTGCCCATATTCTCTCTGGACACATTCAGCTCCAGCCTGGTCAGATGGGTCAGCCCACGCTGTTCCAAATGCCGGTGTCTTTGGCGCAAACGCAGACACAATCCCATCCGGTAACAGGCCATGTACAAACGGTCATCCATGGCATGCCTATACAGAATTCCCTGTCTATGGAGAGCCTTAGCCCAGCAGTCAGTTTACAGACGTTGGAGCAGTCTGGTGGCATCCCCAATAACAGTAGCAGTGGATCGACAGCTATGGCGCCGTGCCAGCCAGGAGAGGGAATCACAGTACTGGGTGGCTCTACGGACCCTGCTGCTCAACCAGTACAGACCCAATCGCAGCCCTCAATTCTCACGGTTCAGACGACTGCACCGGTTTCAGTAGCAGCTTCGGTTCCCTCCTCTTCATCTCCCTCCCCCTCTATGGCCACATCCACACCCTCAATGGTGGGTTTGGGTTCCCAGGCCCAGCACAGCCCAGGAAAAGTGTTGTTCCCGTCATCTAGTTCCAGCATGATCCTTAGTCAGGAGTCTCTTCAAATGTTCCTGCAGCAG GACCAACAGCAGCAAGCAGGAAAAGACCCACCTGCTGCTGTGGGTGTACCTGCATCTGTTATCGTCAGCGGCAGCAGTTCTGGTCCCGCCCCTTCAGGCCATGACAACTTGTTAGCTGAGACTCGGCAGAGGCAGAGTCCCAGCCCCTCACTTGGCCCCGCCCACATGGCAACAGTGGTTAACAAG GTTCCGTCGGCAACACATTCACAGACTATAAAGATCCAAAGCGCATCCCCATCTCAACCTGTGGTCACCCCTACACCAACACCCACCCTGTCTGACAGCCCTCAACCCCAAGTTTCTCCCCTCACCCTTGGGCAACAGATCCAGTCTCCCCACCAGCACCAGCCGTCTCGGCCTCCGTCGCAGCCCCAGCCTCAGTCTCAGGCGCAGACTCCCTCACGCTCTTGCACACCTTCCTCTTTaccgcctctcttcatcatacACAATCAGATCGGAGGTTCTCCACAACCGCCACAGCCAGCTCCTACACCTCAGCAACAGCAGCCTCAGCAAATACAAGTGCAGCTCCAGCCTCAAGTTCTTCCTCAGACTCTGCCTCAGCCTACCACCCTGCAGCCAGACATACCTCCTTCCTCCTGCTCCCCGAAGCCTCCGCAGTCTCTTCCCGCGCAATTCCAGTTCCAGCCTGCTGTGAGCTCGTCTCCAGCTGCGGCGGTGAAACAGCAGATAACTATGGTGACGGGGCTGACTGCAGAACAGCAGCATCACCTACAGCTGGTCAGTGCGCAGCTTCAGACCATGTCATCTATCACACAGCCCTCTCCTCAACAAAAGCAGCTTTTGGAAAAACTTCACCAG GTCCAGCAAAACATTATTCTCCAGGCTAAGCAGCAAGCTCAGGCACAAGTCCACGCCTCTCAGCAACAGGCTACAAACCAGTTCAGTAAAATGCCAGATCCGCCTTCAGTCCAAGCTGCAACTTCAGCTGCCAGTGGCACCATCCAAGCATCGGTCCAGTCCCTTCAGCAGCAGAAGTCTGTCCTTGTCAAGCCCTCTACTACAG GTGCAAATGACACTCAAGTATTTTCTGCTGGGGCTACATTGAACCAGGGAGTCACGACTCCAAATCTTGCACAGGCTGTTCAG GCAAAGCCAGGAGTTATAAGTTCAGTTGGTGGGCTAACTCTGGGTAAAGCTGGTTTGCAGATTCAGGTTTTAGGTGCTGGACTCTCTCAAATGCCTGCACCGCCAGCACCCGCTCCTCAAACACAG ACATCATTAAAAAGGCCCTTTAGTATGGAACCAAGCAAAGAAGCTAG GATGCTAGAACAGTTGCGAAAACAGCAAGGGTCAGTTCTCCATCCTGACTACAGCTCTCCTTTCCGCTCATTTGAGGACACGCTTCATCGACTGCTGCCGTACCACCTGTATCAAGGCATGGCTTCATCCCCGGGAGACTACCGCAAAG TGGATGATGAATTTGAGAATGTCTCAAGCCAACTCTTGAAACGCACACAAGCAATGCTAGATAAATATCGTCACTTGCTTTTTGAGGAATCAAAG CAGAGGCTGGGTCCCTCTGCAGAGATGGTTATGATTGACCGGATGTTCATTCAAGAGGAGAAGGTTGCTCTGAGTCAGGACAGGGTTCTGGCCAAGGAGAAACCAG AAGAATTTGTGGCCAATTCCTGTTTGCTGGACAGCGGTGCATTGAGGCCTGTAAAGGTGGAGCTTAGTTCTGTAAGAACCGCATCGTCATCAGCAGTTGCAGGTCCACCTGCAGCAGCTGCACTTGCTCTAGCTCCAGCCGCAGCTGTTGCTCCTGCTCCAACCGCAACCCCTGCACCTACTCCAGCTGCTGCCCCCACTCCTGTTTCTGCCCCTACACCCTTCCCTCCTACCAAGCTGGTGATCAAGCAAGGTGGAGGGGGAGCATCAGTATCCTGGTCCACCAGTTCAACCCCTACGCCTGCACCCGTGGTCCGGCCGTCTGTTGAGCCAGTCACGCCAAGCGCCTCCTTCAGCCGCACTCCGTCCTCCCGCCCTGCTGATGACGACGATGACGTTGCGCTTCCCCAGCGAACCAGCAAACCGCCCATCAAGACCTACGAGGCGCGCCGGCGAATAGGTTTGAAGCTGAAGATCAAACAGGAGGCGGGGCTTAGTAAGGTGGTTCACAACACTGCCTTAGATCCGGTCCACTCCCAATCCCAACTCACGCCACAACCACAGACCTCTGAGCAGCCGCAGAAAGTCAAACCACATGTAAACCCACCCACCACTGTCATTAGAACTCCACCCTCAACTTCTTACCCCACCCCCTCTTCCACTGTCACTACGGTAACAACACACACAGGTTCTGCCTCCAGTAGTGCAACTCCCAGTAGTGGGGCTGTGCCCTCATTTTCCTCCTCCTGGTCTTCTTCATCCCCTTCCACATCTACAGCGCAGGTGAATGGCACGCTGGAACACAATGAGGTAGGCGGGGTCAAACGGAACCCAGCATCCACAGCAACTCCTCCACTAACCACTTGCCGACTCCCTCTCCGAAAGACGTACCGTGAGAACATCAGTCCACGTCACAGGCCGGGCGTACCAGGAGGAGGTGGAGATACATTGCCCATTCTGCCTGCAGGACCCCCTCTTACCTCTTCCCCCCAGCCACAAGGCTCTTCCCCTCAACCTGAACGGACTGTGATAGCGAGTGTGAAACTAGAAAGGCAGGGCGGACATGGGCGCTCTCACTCCCACACAGAGTCACAGAGCCTCACATCGGTGGAGGACGTCCTCTACCGTGGCATTAAAAATGCATACCAACATCACAGAGAGTTCTCAGACAAAGAGGATGAGGACGAGGCAGAGGAAGGTGGTGGTGGTCTGGGGCGGTTAAAGTCCATAGGGAGCAAATACCGAGAGGGAGGACGGGGTACCTTCAGGATGGATCAGCATGCCCCTGGCCCACCTTCTCCCGGAGAGTCTTCCTGCACAAGAGACTCCTCACTTCCTGCCAAACGCTGTAAGTCAGACTCTCCGGACATGGACAATGCAAGCTTCTCCAGTGGTAGCCCTCCACCCGACGACTCATTGAATGAGCACCTGCAGTGTGCCATAGACAGTATACTGAACCTCCAACAAGGCCCTCCTGGCCATGGAGGCTCAGGGAGAGGAGCTTTAGGGAGGGTCCATGGGGCAAACCTGCCTAACCAGCACCAAACCCATCCTTCCTACAGACAGTCCATGCCTCCCCTCTCCACGCCTCCATCATCCACCCCCATGTCCCAGCATCCACAGGTAGGGGGCAGAGGACAGAATGGAAATCTGGTTTCACAGACGCACAGTAGATAA